From a region of the Halanaerobium hydrogeniformans genome:
- the rlmH gene encoding 23S rRNA (pseudouridine(1915)-N(3))-methyltransferase RlmH — MKINIIAVGKMSSDFLEPALLEFQKRLKHYCDLNIIEVEAEKLPKNPAAKDIENLQALEGERILKKIAERSYVFALDIKGKPMTSKGFARSLNNLKLRGYSSFTFLIGGATGLSDFVLKEADYRISLSHMTFTHQMVRLILLEQIYRAFKINNNEPYHL; from the coding sequence ATGAAGATCAATATAATTGCTGTAGGAAAAATGAGTTCTGATTTTTTGGAACCTGCTCTGCTTGAATTTCAAAAAAGATTGAAGCATTATTGTGATTTAAATATTATCGAGGTAGAGGCAGAAAAACTACCCAAAAATCCAGCTGCTAAAGATATAGAAAATCTTCAGGCTCTTGAAGGGGAAAGAATTTTAAAGAAGATAGCAGAAAGGTCCTATGTTTTCGCACTTGATATCAAGGGAAAACCGATGACTTCCAAAGGATTTGCCAGATCACTTAACAATCTCAAACTGAGAGGTTATAGCTCATTTACTTTTTTAATTGGGGGAGCTACAGGTTTAAGTGATTTCGTTTTAAAAGAGGCAGATTACAGGATCTCTTTATCCCATATGACCTTTACCCATCAGATGGTTCGTTTGATATTATTAGAACAGATTTATAGGGCTTTTAAGATCAACAATAATGAGCCCTATCATCTATAA
- the ald gene encoding alanine dehydrogenase: MIIGVPEEIKNNENRVAVAPAGVEKLTDSGHQVIIEKGAGLGSGIKDQEYSKAGAKIEADKEELFKKADMIMKVKEPLKEEFDLFKEGQLLYTYLHLAAEKELTQALIDKKITAIAYETVEKEDGSLPLLTPMSEVAGRLAVQAGAKFLESPQGGRGVLLGGVPGVLPAKVVIIGGGTVGLNAAKMARGLGADVTILDIDPEQMRYLDDIFQSAVKTRMSNKYNIYEEVCAADLVIGAVLIPGAKTPKLVTEVMVKDMIKGAVIVDVAVDQGGCIETTHPTTHDKPTFIEHGVVHYSVANMPGAVARTSTYALTNVTLNYALKIADQGYKKALLNDPELLKGLNTYAGKLCYQAVAEDLNYQYYEAKKLLQDKG, from the coding sequence ATGATAATAGGAGTTCCAGAAGAAATAAAGAATAACGAGAATAGAGTAGCAGTAGCTCCAGCAGGTGTGGAAAAATTAACTGATAGCGGCCATCAGGTGATAATTGAAAAGGGTGCAGGTCTGGGAAGTGGTATCAAAGACCAGGAGTACTCTAAAGCAGGTGCAAAAATAGAGGCAGATAAGGAAGAACTTTTTAAAAAAGCCGATATGATAATGAAGGTTAAAGAACCTCTTAAAGAAGAATTTGATTTATTTAAGGAAGGACAGCTCCTTTATACCTATCTTCATCTGGCTGCCGAAAAAGAATTAACCCAGGCTTTAATCGATAAAAAAATTACGGCAATTGCTTATGAAACCGTGGAAAAAGAGGATGGCTCATTACCTCTATTAACACCTATGAGTGAGGTTGCCGGTAGATTGGCTGTACAGGCAGGGGCAAAATTTTTAGAAAGTCCACAGGGAGGCAGGGGAGTACTGCTCGGTGGTGTGCCTGGTGTACTACCTGCTAAAGTTGTTATCATAGGTGGGGGAACCGTCGGTCTCAATGCTGCCAAGATGGCAAGGGGTTTAGGGGCTGATGTGACAATTTTGGATATCGATCCTGAACAGATGAGATATTTAGATGATATCTTTCAATCAGCTGTTAAAACAAGAATGTCCAATAAATATAATATTTATGAGGAGGTTTGTGCTGCTGATCTGGTTATCGGGGCAGTTTTAATTCCAGGTGCTAAAACTCCTAAACTGGTTACAGAGGTGATGGTAAAAGATATGATCAAGGGAGCGGTTATCGTTGATGTTGCCGTCGATCAGGGAGGATGTATAGAGACAACCCATCCGACTACCCATGACAAACCTACATTTATCGAACATGGAGTTGTTCATTATTCTGTTGCCAATATGCCGGGAGCAGTTGCCAGAACTTCAACTTATGCATTAACTAATGTGACACTAAATTATGCTTTAAAAATTGCTGATCAGGGCTATAAAAAGGCTCTCTTAAATGATCCTGAACTTTTAAAAGGTTTAAATACCTATGCGGGTAAATTATGTTATCAGGCAGTTGCAGAAGATTTGAATTATCAATATTATGAAGCAAAAAAACTTCTGCAGGATAAAGGCTAA
- the nadA gene encoding quinolinate synthase NadA, with protein sequence MNNSREKIARYKKKQDAEVLAHYYQPEEIQDIADFVGYSEQLNQRAFKSNAQTLVLCGVNFMAQNAKIMAPKKRVIIPEIMADCPMVKKANLECLNEMREKHPKAAVVSFINSSAEVKAESDICCTANNALKIIKSLPQSEIILVPNKNLGEYISQKTKKTIYSCAHPCPIHDGVGINDLKRIKKQYADAQILVNLDCKEEVREKADFVGDPEEILKYAKSSKAKKMIIGAERGLLYKLNRENPRKRFYLLSPHLICQSMKINNLYKTSQALENLEIEVKIDEYTRLKAEHAIKKMKYYEKHHYLTKY encoded by the coding sequence ATGAATAATTCAAGAGAAAAAATTGCCAGGTATAAAAAGAAACAAGATGCCGAGGTTCTGGCCCATTATTATCAGCCAGAAGAAATACAGGATATTGCCGACTTTGTAGGTTATAGTGAACAGTTAAACCAGAGAGCCTTTAAAAGCAATGCTCAGACACTGGTTTTATGTGGGGTTAATTTTATGGCTCAAAATGCAAAAATAATGGCCCCAAAAAAACGGGTGATAATTCCCGAGATTATGGCAGACTGTCCGATGGTAAAAAAGGCGAATCTTGAATGTTTAAATGAGATGAGAGAAAAACATCCCAAAGCAGCGGTTGTCAGCTTTATCAACTCTTCTGCAGAAGTAAAAGCCGAAAGTGATATCTGCTGTACAGCAAATAATGCTTTAAAAATAATTAAATCACTTCCTCAGTCGGAAATAATACTGGTTCCCAATAAAAATTTAGGTGAATATATCAGCCAGAAAACAAAGAAAACAATCTACAGCTGTGCCCATCCCTGCCCAATCCATGATGGAGTTGGTATCAATGATTTAAAGCGGATTAAAAAACAGTATGCAGATGCCCAGATACTGGTGAACTTAGACTGTAAAGAAGAAGTAAGGGAAAAAGCGGATTTTGTTGGTGATCCAGAAGAAATATTAAAATATGCAAAAAGCAGTAAAGCTAAAAAGATGATTATCGGGGCTGAGCGAGGTCTTCTTTATAAATTGAACAGGGAAAATCCCAGGAAAAGATTTTATCTTTTAAGCCCACATTTGATCTGTCAGAGCATGAAAATTAATAACCTTTATAAAACTTCTCAAGCATTAGAGAATCTAGAAATTGAAGTTAAAATAGATGAATATACCAGATTGAAAGCAGAACACGCAATTAAAAAAATGAAGTATTATGAAAAACACCATTATTTAACAAAATATTGA
- a CDS encoding class I SAM-dependent methyltransferase, translating to MECIVCESKKLKVLNLKNKYYFCKNCELIFIDRENIIAADEEKERYLGHDNTHQNEGYVRMFEEFIEVVIDPHLENKGRVLEFGCGPGPVLADLLAEKGFRVDKYDPYFYPELEFEEEKYDLITSTEVFEHFSDPCKEIDLLNNLLKVGGYLAVMTSFHPGPEEFSDWWYSWDPTHIVFYNLKTFQKLIEDYNFEIIFCDQEKYILFKKTA from the coding sequence GTGGAATGTATAGTTTGTGAGAGCAAAAAGCTTAAAGTTTTAAATTTGAAAAACAAATATTATTTTTGTAAAAATTGTGAGCTCATCTTTATTGACAGAGAAAATATAATTGCTGCCGATGAGGAAAAAGAGCGGTATCTAGGTCATGACAACACCCATCAAAATGAAGGTTATGTCAGGATGTTTGAAGAATTTATAGAAGTTGTGATTGATCCCCACCTGGAGAACAAAGGAAGGGTTTTAGAATTTGGCTGTGGACCAGGTCCAGTACTGGCCGATCTTCTTGCTGAAAAAGGTTTTAGAGTGGATAAATATGACCCTTATTTTTATCCAGAGCTTGAATTTGAAGAGGAGAAATATGATTTAATCACTTCTACCGAAGTTTTTGAGCATTTTTCCGATCCCTGTAAAGAAATTGATCTTTTAAATAATTTGCTTAAAGTTGGCGGTTATCTGGCTGTAATGACATCTTTTCATCCCGGTCCAGAAGAATTTTCTGACTGGTGGTACTCATGGGATCCAACTCACATAGTTTTTTATAATCTCAAAACTTTTCAAAAACTAATTGAGGATTATAATTTTGAAATTATTTTTTGTGATCAGGAAAAATATATTTTATTTAAAAAAACAGCCTAG
- the nadC gene encoding carboxylating nicotinate-nucleotide diphosphorylase translates to MLLNKFILADIIDRAIKEDLGYGDITTDNLIAEDAQSKALITIKEAGVAAGLEIARSVFNKYDPDLKFKALLTEGDKLDAGTVLAEVEGSTRSILKAERLALNFLQRLSGIATKSREYVELVEAYPAQIVDTRKTTPTLRMLEKYAVKVGGAKNHRMGLDDCVMIKDNHLKAAGSIKNAVEKIKANISHTTKIELEIDELPQLDEALEAEVDIILLDNMSPEELKKAVQIVDGRVILEASGGITKENVAEIAASGVDIISVGALTHQINSIDIALDLN, encoded by the coding sequence ATGTTATTAAATAAATTTATCTTAGCTGATATCATAGATCGGGCGATCAAAGAAGACCTTGGTTATGGAGATATTACAACCGATAATTTGATTGCAGAAGATGCCCAAAGTAAAGCACTGATCACGATTAAAGAAGCTGGTGTAGCAGCCGGACTTGAAATCGCCAGATCTGTTTTTAATAAATATGATCCAGACTTAAAGTTTAAAGCTCTGCTAACCGAAGGTGATAAACTAGATGCTGGTACTGTATTAGCAGAGGTTGAGGGCTCAACTAGAAGCATCTTAAAAGCCGAGCGTTTAGCCTTGAATTTTCTGCAGCGTCTGTCGGGAATAGCCACTAAAAGCAGAGAATATGTAGAACTTGTTGAAGCTTATCCGGCTCAAATTGTTGATACAAGAAAAACAACCCCCACTTTAAGAATGCTGGAAAAATATGCGGTTAAAGTGGGTGGAGCCAAAAATCACAGAATGGGGCTTGATGATTGTGTGATGATCAAAGATAATCATCTTAAAGCAGCAGGCAGCATAAAAAATGCAGTAGAAAAAATTAAAGCAAATATATCCCACACTACAAAAATAGAACTTGAAATAGATGAACTACCCCAATTAGATGAAGCCTTAGAAGCTGAAGTAGATATTATCCTGCTCGATAATATGAGTCCTGAAGAATTAAAAAAAGCTGTTCAAATTGTTGATGGTAGAGTAATACTGGAGGCTTCAGGAGGTATAACTAAAGAAAATGTAGCAGAAATAGCTGCTTCTGGAGTAGATATCATATCGGTGGGAGCCTTAACCCATCAGATTAATTCCATCGATATTGCTCTTGATCTAAATTAG
- a CDS encoding sodium:solute symporter family protein — protein MSSVYLYGAVVIYIILGSIVAFLARKDMEMGVMEYFLDDRKTSGFVAALSYSATTFSAFMMIGLAGFTYSGGVGALGFELVYLSGLSLVAFFGPRFWLIGKKNNYVSPYEMLGDRYQNQWIAVVSAISACFFLIPYLAVQLMGVGYLLSGLSGGEIPFISGVIIAAGLAIAWALIAGMKSVTWTDSLQSLIMMVVSILILFFVVYQHLGGFAAFFGRLSSEYPEFLNVPGPGFFDFKTFLALSLPWFFFSISNPQVSQRLFIPRDLKAMRTMIIGFLGFGFVYTIVSVVWGFSAKLLIPGLANADMATPQLLASEYVPTVLALTAMVGITAAAISTVDSIMLTLSSVVVRDLFKNLSDQRDIKQLRIAKISIIVIAIFGLLFAIQELDLIAALSVASSVGLLVVVPSIFGAFFWKGATAAGSLSSIIIASFTAVYLQFSGWQPFGHGAGIWTLLVSTLIFIGVSLLTEAPREKADEFIDYLNKECEAKNIL, from the coding sequence ATGTCAAGTGTATATCTCTATGGGGCCGTGGTGATCTATATAATTTTGGGTTCGATAGTGGCTTTTTTGGCCAGAAAAGATATGGAAATGGGAGTAATGGAATATTTTTTAGATGACAGAAAAACAAGTGGTTTTGTAGCTGCTCTATCCTATAGTGCAACTACCTTTAGTGCTTTTATGATGATCGGCCTGGCCGGCTTTACCTATTCTGGTGGTGTTGGGGCACTGGGTTTTGAACTGGTATATCTTTCAGGGCTTTCACTGGTGGCATTTTTTGGACCTCGCTTCTGGTTGATCGGTAAAAAGAACAACTATGTATCTCCCTATGAAATGCTTGGTGATCGCTATCAAAATCAATGGATAGCAGTAGTATCTGCTATTTCAGCCTGTTTTTTTCTGATCCCCTATCTGGCAGTTCAGCTGATGGGAGTTGGTTATCTTTTGAGTGGTTTATCAGGTGGTGAGATTCCTTTTATCAGTGGGGTCATAATCGCTGCTGGACTGGCAATTGCCTGGGCTTTGATCGCCGGGATGAAGTCGGTAACCTGGACCGATTCACTGCAGTCTTTAATCATGATGGTGGTTAGTATTTTAATACTCTTTTTCGTGGTTTATCAACATCTGGGTGGCTTTGCAGCCTTTTTCGGCAGATTAAGTAGTGAGTATCCGGAATTTTTAAATGTACCTGGTCCCGGTTTTTTTGATTTTAAAACATTTTTAGCTTTGAGTTTACCCTGGTTTTTCTTCTCTATTTCTAACCCCCAGGTTAGCCAGAGGCTTTTTATCCCCAGGGATCTAAAGGCGATGAGAACAATGATCATCGGCTTTTTGGGTTTTGGTTTTGTTTATACGATAGTTTCAGTTGTCTGGGGTTTTTCGGCCAAGCTTTTGATTCCCGGACTGGCAAATGCCGATATGGCAACTCCGCAACTGCTGGCTTCAGAATATGTGCCCACCGTGCTGGCTTTAACAGCAATGGTTGGTATCACGGCTGCAGCGATCTCAACGGTTGACTCGATAATGCTGACCTTATCTTCTGTGGTTGTGCGAGATCTTTTTAAAAACTTAAGTGATCAAAGAGATATTAAACAGCTTAGAATTGCCAAAATATCGATTATAGTTATCGCTATATTTGGTCTGCTTTTTGCGATTCAGGAATTAGATTTAATTGCTGCTCTATCGGTGGCCTCATCAGTTGGTTTGCTGGTGGTAGTGCCTTCCATTTTTGGAGCGTTTTTCTGGAAAGGCGCCACAGCAGCCGGATCTTTAAGCAGTATTATTATAGCTTCTTTTACTGCTGTTTATCTGCAGTTCAGTGGTTGGCAGCCCTTTGGTCATGGGGCGGGTATCTGGACATTGCTGGTCAGTACCCTGATTTTTATTGGAGTTAGTTTGTTGACTGAGGCTCCCAGAGAAAAAGCAGATGAGTTCATAGATTATCTGAATAAAGAATGTGAAGCGAAAAATATCCTGTAA
- the alr gene encoding alanine racemase: protein MLKKLEKSKRPVWVEIDLNNLKFNIKEIKKTLNSDTIFTAVVKADGYGHGAVPTAEAAIEAGADRLAVAIPEEGIELREAGIAAPIEILGELLPEQLPELIRYDLIPTISKFKTAERLNNLCAGYNLKKKIHLNIDTGMNRVGVNYKKALPLLKKITELPNLEIEGIMTHFARADELEKEYTLIQWERFNQLIEKLEAENIEIPIKHCANSAAVIDFPEFALDMVRAGIMIYGLKPSPDLKNNFNLKAVLSWKSRIVRLKDVPAGEGISYGSEYITPKREKIATIPLGYADGYARILGNKASVLVKGKRAPIRGRICMDQFMVDVSGIEGVKVGDEVVLIGSQNGLSLSADKLAEQAGTINYEIVSRISKRVARIYK from the coding sequence ATGCTAAAAAAGCTTGAAAAATCAAAAAGACCGGTCTGGGTTGAAATAGATTTAAATAATTTAAAATTTAATATCAAAGAAATAAAAAAGACTTTAAATTCAGATACAATTTTTACAGCAGTTGTTAAAGCAGATGGTTATGGTCATGGTGCTGTCCCGACTGCAGAGGCTGCTATAGAAGCGGGAGCTGATAGGCTGGCAGTTGCTATTCCAGAAGAGGGAATAGAATTAAGAGAGGCAGGGATTGCTGCTCCAATCGAGATCCTGGGAGAATTACTACCTGAACAGTTACCTGAGTTGATTAGATATGATTTAATCCCCACAATCTCTAAATTTAAGACGGCAGAGCGGTTAAATAACCTGTGTGCTGGCTACAATCTGAAGAAAAAAATTCATCTGAATATAGATACAGGGATGAACAGGGTTGGGGTTAATTATAAAAAAGCACTGCCACTGCTAAAAAAAATAACTGAGCTTCCCAATCTCGAAATAGAGGGTATAATGACCCATTTTGCCCGGGCAGATGAACTTGAAAAAGAATATACATTAATACAGTGGGAGCGGTTTAATCAATTAATAGAGAAATTAGAAGCAGAAAATATTGAAATCCCCATCAAGCACTGTGCTAATAGTGCAGCAGTAATTGATTTTCCAGAATTTGCTCTGGATATGGTTAGAGCGGGGATCATGATTTATGGTTTAAAGCCATCCCCAGATTTAAAAAACAATTTTAATTTAAAGGCTGTTTTAAGTTGGAAGAGTAGAATAGTTAGATTAAAAGATGTTCCTGCTGGTGAGGGAATCAGTTATGGTTCAGAATATATTACTCCCAAAAGAGAAAAAATAGCTACCATTCCTTTAGGTTATGCTGATGGTTATGCCCGGATACTGGGTAATAAGGCAAGTGTTTTAGTTAAGGGTAAAAGGGCACCGATTCGAGGCAGGATCTGTATGGATCAATTTATGGTCGATGTAAGTGGTATCGAGGGAGTAAAAGTTGGTGATGAGGTAGTTTTAATCGGGAGTCAAAATGGTCTAAGCCTTAGTGCCGATAAACTTGCTGAACAGGCGGGAACGATCAATTATGAGATAGTTTCCAGAATAAGCAAAAGGGTTGCCAGAATTTATAAATGA
- a CDS encoding OsmC family protein produces MPAVNFSVSANSENPTKVVVETPGGFKMTVDEPENLGGTNEGPNPVEYVLAALAGCLNVVGHMVAKEMGIEMRDLSFELNGDLDPAKFTGQSEEGRAGYQAINVEITADCDADEETLAEWIEVVEERCPVSDNLANKTPINISVK; encoded by the coding sequence ATGCCAGCAGTAAATTTTTCTGTAAGTGCAAATAGTGAGAATCCAACCAAGGTTGTTGTAGAAACACCCGGTGGCTTTAAAATGACGGTTGATGAGCCCGAAAATCTTGGTGGAACAAATGAAGGTCCAAACCCAGTAGAATATGTTTTAGCTGCCCTGGCCGGCTGTTTAAATGTAGTTGGTCATATGGTTGCCAAAGAAATGGGTATTGAGATGAGAGATCTATCCTTTGAATTAAATGGTGACCTTGATCCGGCTAAATTTACCGGTCAAAGTGAGGAAGGAAGAGCAGGTTATCAGGCAATCAATGTAGAAATCACTGCTGATTGTGATGCTGATGAAGAAACACTCGCAGAGTGGATTGAAGTTGTAGAAGAAAGATGTCCTGTTAGTGATAACCTTGCCAATAAAACACCGATTAACATTTCTGTAAAATAA
- the nadB gene encoding L-aspartate oxidase, which produces MNSKKYPAIQKSDFLVIGSGIAGLYTALELSKLGEVEIVTKENIAESNSHYAQGGIAAVCSVFDSFELHIDDTLKAGAGLCRREAVEHMVKEGPERIKDLLEIGCNFDRQAGELDLTKEGAHSRRRILHAGGDATGREISQSLVDQVLSSEKITVRENTFMIDLIKREFEEKEALIKGALLVEESADEQLIILADAVIIAAGGCGQLYRNTSNPKVTTGDGIAAAYRAGAEIMDMEFMQFHPTILYNPEGSRFLISESVRGEGGLLLNAEGERFMERYHELAELAPRDIVSRAITAEIKNSSAPCVYLDMRHQDKNYLKERFPTIYQELVEEGFAMESDLIPVIPAAHYLMGGIKTDLNGLSSLKGLYCCGEAACTGAHGANRLASNSLLEALVFAKRICEYLKEKKRAAEKDGEESYDFALDFIKKRKKEYYPIDDLEAAELSELKSELKKMMEKFAGIKREQTGLKELKQWLKEKSHYLEEELSKEIFSKTSWELKNLFQTAELLTESALIREESRGAHYRSDYPESRKQWAKKHIIHSREAEARIDVIK; this is translated from the coding sequence ATGAATTCAAAAAAATATCCGGCTATACAAAAAAGCGATTTTCTGGTTATAGGTAGTGGTATTGCAGGCCTTTATACAGCTTTAGAGCTGAGCAAATTAGGAGAAGTTGAAATAGTAACCAAAGAAAATATTGCTGAAAGCAACAGCCATTATGCCCAGGGTGGAATTGCAGCAGTTTGTTCTGTTTTTGATTCTTTTGAACTTCATATCGATGACACACTAAAAGCAGGTGCTGGTCTCTGCCGCAGAGAAGCTGTAGAGCATATGGTAAAAGAGGGGCCAGAAAGGATTAAAGATCTTTTAGAAATAGGCTGCAATTTTGATCGACAGGCCGGAGAACTTGATTTAACCAAAGAAGGTGCCCACAGCAGAAGGAGGATCCTCCATGCCGGCGGTGATGCAACCGGTAGAGAGATCAGCCAGTCTTTAGTAGATCAGGTTTTAAGCTCAGAGAAAATAACAGTTAGAGAAAACACTTTTATGATCGATTTAATCAAAAGAGAATTTGAGGAGAAGGAAGCATTGATCAAAGGTGCACTACTGGTAGAAGAAAGTGCAGATGAACAGTTGATTATTTTAGCAGATGCGGTAATTATTGCTGCTGGTGGTTGTGGTCAGCTTTATAGAAATACCAGTAATCCTAAAGTAACAACGGGAGATGGTATAGCCGCTGCCTACAGGGCTGGAGCTGAGATAATGGATATGGAATTTATGCAGTTTCATCCCACGATCCTCTATAATCCAGAAGGAAGTAGATTTTTGATCTCAGAAAGTGTTAGAGGTGAAGGAGGTCTATTGCTCAATGCTGAGGGAGAGCGTTTTATGGAAAGATATCATGAACTGGCAGAGCTAGCTCCAAGGGATATAGTTTCTAGAGCCATTACAGCTGAAATTAAAAATTCTTCAGCTCCCTGTGTATATTTAGACATGCGCCATCAAGATAAAAACTATTTAAAAGAACGATTCCCAACCATTTATCAAGAACTTGTAGAAGAGGGTTTTGCAATGGAAAGTGATTTGATCCCCGTTATTCCTGCAGCTCATTATCTGATGGGAGGCATCAAAACTGATTTAAATGGTTTGAGTTCTCTAAAAGGTCTATACTGCTGTGGAGAAGCAGCCTGTACAGGAGCTCATGGGGCCAACAGATTGGCCAGTAACTCGCTTTTAGAAGCACTTGTATTTGCCAAAAGAATCTGTGAATATCTAAAAGAGAAAAAGCGGGCAGCAGAAAAAGATGGTGAAGAAAGTTATGATTTTGCCCTGGATTTTATAAAAAAACGTAAAAAAGAATATTATCCCATAGATGATTTAGAGGCAGCAGAATTATCAGAATTAAAATCAGAACTTAAGAAAATGATGGAAAAATTCGCCGGGATAAAAAGAGAGCAAACGGGATTAAAGGAATTAAAGCAGTGGCTTAAAGAAAAAAGCCATTATCTTGAAGAAGAATTGAGCAAAGAAATATTTTCTAAAACAAGCTGGGAATTAAAAAACCTCTTTCAAACTGCAGAACTTTTAACAGAGTCTGCTTTGATCAGAGAAGAAAGTAGAGGTGCCCATTACAGGAGTGATTATCCAGAAAGCAGAAAACAATGGGCAAAAAAACACATAATTCACAGTAGAGAAGCGGAGGCCAGAATCGATGTTATTAAATAA
- a CDS encoding transcription repressor NadR: MINIKAHERRKKLLQILKNSQQAVIGSQLAEELGVSRQVIVQDVALLRAKGEDIVASSQGYFYRDNFGIKTVKTTIASKHDDGPGLRDELMTVVNYGGRIVDVKVEHPIYGELSGNLVISSREDVDNFINSYQQNQTALLSELTDGIHIHTIEAVNEEVLNKIKEELKNKGYLLDEKEIK, encoded by the coding sequence GTGATAAATATTAAAGCTCATGAAAGGAGAAAAAAGCTTCTGCAGATTTTAAAAAATTCACAGCAGGCAGTAATAGGTTCTCAACTTGCTGAGGAACTTGGAGTCAGCAGACAGGTGATAGTTCAGGATGTTGCTCTTTTACGGGCAAAAGGAGAAGATATAGTGGCTTCTTCCCAAGGTTATTTTTATAGGGATAATTTTGGCATCAAGACCGTTAAAACAACTATAGCTTCTAAACATGATGATGGCCCTGGCTTAAGAGATGAGCTGATGACAGTTGTTAATTATGGTGGTCGAATTGTTGATGTTAAGGTAGAACATCCTATCTATGGCGAATTGAGCGGTAATCTGGTAATTTCAAGTAGAGAAGATGTGGACAACTTTATCAATAGTTATCAACAAAATCAAACTGCACTCCTTTCTGAACTCACCGATGGGATCCATATTCACACCATTGAAGCAGTTAATGAAGAGGTTTTAAATAAGATAAAAGAAGAGTTAAAAAACAAGGGTTATCTTTTAGATGAGAAAGAAATAAAATAG
- the nadA gene encoding quinolinate synthase NadA has product MFKQIDKIAKYKAERNAVILAHNYQPDLIQDIADYVGDSFGLSQKAARLENEVIVFCGVNFMAESAKILSPDKIVLNPEINADCPMARMAGVEKLKELKARHPEAAVVTYVNSTAEVKAESDVCCTSSNAVKIVEALPQKKIIFLPDKNLADYVNKRTNKEIIYWEGFCPTHHSVTIEDIKTNKDIYPDTEILAHPECRAEVLAEADYIGSTAGILNYARESSAQSFIIGTEMGLLHRLKKENPAKDFHLLSSQLICRDMKKTSLEKVASALENLETKVEIDEKIRHKAEKALQAMLEMGD; this is encoded by the coding sequence ATGTTTAAACAGATAGATAAAATTGCTAAATACAAAGCAGAAAGAAATGCTGTTATACTGGCCCACAATTACCAGCCGGACTTAATTCAAGATATAGCAGATTATGTGGGTGATTCATTTGGTTTAAGCCAAAAGGCAGCCCGATTAGAAAACGAGGTTATAGTATTTTGTGGGGTTAATTTTATGGCTGAAAGTGCAAAGATACTTTCACCTGATAAAATAGTTTTAAATCCCGAAATAAATGCAGACTGTCCGATGGCAAGAATGGCCGGAGTAGAAAAATTAAAAGAATTGAAGGCCAGGCATCCTGAAGCAGCTGTGGTTACCTATGTAAACTCTACTGCCGAGGTTAAAGCTGAAAGTGATGTCTGCTGTACATCTTCTAATGCGGTTAAAATAGTAGAAGCCCTACCCCAGAAGAAGATAATATTTTTGCCAGATAAAAATTTAGCCGATTATGTTAATAAAAGAACAAATAAAGAAATAATTTACTGGGAGGGTTTTTGTCCTACCCATCACAGTGTGACTATAGAAGATATTAAAACGAATAAAGATATTTATCCAGATACAGAAATCCTTGCTCATCCAGAATGTAGAGCCGAGGTTTTAGCTGAGGCAGATTATATCGGTAGTACTGCCGGGATATTAAATTATGCCAGAGAAAGTAGTGCTCAGAGCTTTATCATCGGAACAGAGATGGGATTATTACACAGGCTTAAAAAGGAAAACCCGGCTAAAGACTTCCACCTTTTAAGCTCTCAATTGATCTGCAGGGATATGAAAAAAACCAGTCTGGAAAAGGTAGCGAGTGCTTTAGAGAATTTAGAAACTAAGGTTGAGATAGATGAAAAGATAAGGCATAAGGCAGAAAAAGCCCTACAGGCGATGCTTGAAATGGGTGATTGA